The following proteins come from a genomic window of Natronosalvus vescus:
- a CDS encoding lipoyl protein ligase domain-containing protein, translated as MELPESVRVLRGRASTIEVDRVESERLLEFAAAGERAVRVWAPHRQIAFGRRDARLEGYERARNRAREHDFPPVERSVGGRAVAYDGTNALAFVRAEPVADFRRGTDERYERLTNDVEGVLEGLGLEPVRGEPADSFCPGAHSISLTSADGSLRKVVGIAQRVRSDGALVSGIIIVDAAVELAAVLEEVYDALDVPFDPTSVGSVANGGGTADPDRLRKRLEDALVGDGDPVYEEISSA; from the coding sequence ATGGAACTCCCCGAGTCCGTCCGGGTGCTCCGTGGCCGCGCATCGACCATCGAGGTCGACCGGGTCGAGAGCGAGCGTCTCCTCGAGTTCGCCGCTGCCGGCGAGCGGGCCGTCCGCGTCTGGGCGCCCCACCGCCAGATCGCCTTCGGCCGTCGGGACGCGCGACTCGAGGGATACGAACGAGCCCGAAACCGGGCGCGCGAACACGACTTCCCCCCTGTCGAACGAAGCGTCGGCGGCCGGGCGGTCGCCTACGACGGGACGAACGCGCTGGCGTTCGTCCGCGCGGAACCGGTCGCGGACTTCCGGCGAGGCACCGACGAGCGCTACGAACGACTGACGAACGACGTCGAAGGGGTGCTCGAGGGCCTGGGTCTCGAGCCGGTTCGGGGCGAACCCGCGGACTCGTTCTGTCCGGGTGCGCACTCGATTTCGCTCACGTCAGCGGACGGCTCGCTCCGGAAGGTCGTCGGCATCGCCCAGCGCGTCCGCAGCGATGGCGCGCTCGTCTCGGGCATCATCATCGTCGACGCCGCGGTCGAGCTCGCGGCCGTCCTCGAAGAGGTCTACGACGCGCTCGACGTCCCTTTCGATCCGACGTCGGTCGGAAGCGTTGCCAACGGTGGCGGGACGGCCGACCCCGATCGGCTTCGAAAGCGTCTCGAGGACGCCCTCGTCGGCGACGGCGACCCGGTTTACGAGGAGATCAGTTCGGCCTGA